A single genomic interval of Desulfuromonas sp. harbors:
- the lon gene encoding endopeptidase La: MFSRPLPFPQVLPIYPMREHVVFPHMVFPLFVNPAQMTIIDHAMRGDQMLGLVSCFVPGEESRFEDMAQIGTLCRINQIFRFPEGGAKVVVEGIRRVRLVAPTQRIPYLLATVETVETPENNGLVTEALVQSVNALLKIALAYGRPLPGDVLKMIDQIEDAGQLADLVAVYLNLELRDQQGLLEITDPLDRLKEVYLQLTNEVQRLQVRGEVQSEVAKRLGKTQKEYLLREQMREIQEELGDEDPRQSEINDFRRRIARAGMPEDVLKVAEKELSRLERINPSSPEYTVSRTFLEYLCNMPWRRGTEDRHDINQAQRILDEDHYNLKEVKERILEYLAVRSLKATTKGPILCFVGPPGVGKTSLGRSISRAMGRKFIRISLGGMKDEAEIRGHRRTYIGALPGRIIQEICRAESNNPVFMLDEVDKIGQDFRGDPASALLELLDPEQNDTFTDHYLDVPFDLSRVMFITTANIMDPVPHALKDRMEVIRLTGYSDEEKSQIAFKYLIPKQIVENGLESNSMVFEEDAILKIAKDYTREAGVRSLERKIASICRKVAKEITQGQPPHLTVSPAAVEDMLGPRTFFTDVAGESDRVGVVTGLAWTESGGYIIFVEASRMAGRKDLILTGSLGDVMQESAKTALSFVRARTAHFGIDARFFENSDIHIHVPSGAIPKDGPSAGITMATALISMLTGRPARREVAMTGELTLSGRVLPIGGVKEKVLAASRAGATTVLLPECNRENLLDLEEYVRKEISVFFVGDMDEVLEKTLLPPEGKGAPSFTDSSATSFPARP, translated from the coding sequence ATGTTCAGCCGGCCACTTCCCTTTCCGCAGGTTCTTCCCATCTATCCCATGCGGGAGCATGTGGTTTTCCCTCACATGGTTTTTCCTCTTTTCGTCAATCCGGCCCAGATGACGATTATCGATCACGCCATGCGCGGAGACCAAATGCTTGGGCTGGTCTCTTGCTTTGTCCCCGGTGAGGAGAGCCGCTTCGAGGACATGGCCCAGATCGGCACCCTGTGCCGGATCAACCAGATTTTCCGTTTCCCCGAGGGAGGGGCGAAAGTGGTGGTGGAGGGTATTCGGCGGGTTCGACTGGTGGCGCCGACCCAACGCATTCCTTATCTTCTGGCCACTGTCGAAACGGTGGAAACCCCCGAGAACAATGGCCTCGTTACTGAGGCCCTGGTGCAGAGCGTTAACGCCCTTCTTAAAATCGCCTTGGCCTACGGGCGGCCCCTTCCGGGCGATGTGCTCAAGATGATCGACCAGATCGAGGATGCCGGTCAGCTGGCCGACCTGGTGGCGGTCTATCTCAACCTTGAACTGCGTGATCAGCAGGGACTTCTTGAGATCACCGACCCCCTGGATCGGCTCAAGGAGGTTTACCTGCAGTTGACCAACGAGGTCCAGCGGCTCCAGGTGCGAGGGGAGGTTCAGTCCGAGGTGGCTAAGCGCCTCGGCAAGACCCAGAAGGAGTACCTGCTGCGTGAGCAGATGCGGGAGATTCAGGAAGAGCTGGGAGACGAGGATCCCCGCCAGTCGGAAATCAACGACTTTCGAAGGAGAATTGCCCGGGCTGGCATGCCGGAGGATGTGCTCAAAGTGGCGGAGAAAGAGCTGTCCCGGCTTGAACGGATCAACCCCTCCTCCCCCGAATACACCGTCTCCCGGACCTTTCTGGAGTATTTGTGCAACATGCCCTGGAGACGGGGTACGGAGGACCGGCACGACATCAATCAGGCTCAGCGGATTCTGGACGAGGACCATTATAACCTCAAGGAGGTCAAGGAACGCATCCTGGAGTACCTCGCGGTGCGCTCCCTCAAGGCCACCACCAAGGGGCCGATTCTCTGTTTTGTTGGCCCCCCGGGGGTCGGTAAAACCTCTCTCGGACGTTCCATCTCCCGGGCCATGGGGCGCAAGTTCATCCGCATCTCTCTCGGCGGGATGAAGGACGAGGCCGAGATCCGGGGCCACCGGCGCACCTACATCGGTGCCTTGCCGGGCCGGATTATTCAGGAAATATGCCGCGCCGAGTCCAACAATCCGGTGTTTATGCTCGACGAGGTCGACAAGATCGGGCAGGATTTTCGCGGAGACCCGGCCTCGGCCCTGCTGGAGCTCCTCGACCCGGAGCAGAACGACACCTTTACCGATCACTACCTGGACGTCCCCTTCGATCTGTCCCGGGTCATGTTCATCACTACTGCCAACATCATGGACCCGGTCCCCCATGCCCTGAAAGACCGCATGGAGGTCATTCGCCTGACCGGCTACAGCGATGAAGAGAAAAGTCAGATCGCGTTCAAGTACCTGATTCCCAAACAGATTGTCGAAAACGGCCTGGAGTCCAACTCCATGGTCTTCGAGGAGGATGCGATCCTCAAGATCGCCAAGGATTATACCCGGGAAGCCGGGGTGCGCAGTCTCGAGCGCAAGATCGCCTCGATTTGCCGCAAGGTCGCCAAGGAGATCACCCAGGGGCAGCCCCCCCATCTCACCGTTTCCCCGGCCGCAGTGGAGGACATGCTCGGTCCGCGCACCTTCTTCACCGACGTGGCCGGCGAGTCCGATCGGGTCGGGGTGGTGACGGGATTGGCCTGGACCGAGTCCGGAGGTTATATCATTTTTGTGGAGGCCTCGCGAATGGCCGGCAGGAAGGATCTGATCCTTACCGGCAGCCTCGGCGACGTGATGCAGGAGTCGGCCAAGACCGCCCTCTCATTCGTCCGGGCGCGGACCGCCCATTTCGGCATCGATGCGCGGTTTTTCGAGAACAGCGATATTCATATCCACGTTCCCTCCGGAGCCATTCCCAAGGACGGGCCCTCGGCGGGTATCACCATGGCGACGGCCCTCATTTCAATGCTCACCGGGCGTCCTGCCCGCCGTGAAGTGGCCATGACCGGGGAGTTGACCCTCTCCGGCCGGGTTCTGCCCATCGGCGGAGTCAAGGAGAAGGTCCTGGCGGCCAGCCGGGCCGGGGCCACCACCGTGCTCCTTCCGGAGTGCAACCGGGAGAACCTTCTGGACCTCGAGGAGTACGTCCGCAAGGAGATCTCCGTATTCTTCGTAGGAGACATGGACGAAGTGCTGGAAAAGACCCTCTTGCCCCCCGAGGGCAAAGGCGCTCCGAGTTTTACCGACAGCTCCGCTACATCCTTCCCCGCCCGCCCCTGA
- a CDS encoding alpha/beta family hydrolase, giving the protein MTVERVTLPIDGQKSISAVLAQPEDATEKRPAAVLIAHGAGGNMDHEFIVTVAEGLTAAGLATLRFNFPFSEERRKAPDTPRKLYAAWRAAFDFMSGEKGPCPSRIVVSGKSMGGRIASQMVAEGLLPADGLILFGYPLHPPGKPEKLRDGHLRQVRIPTLFVSGTRDALCDLTLLKDVLPRLTAPWNLEVIEGGDHSFKVPKSSGQSYPSVKEDILERTTAWLEECGFRA; this is encoded by the coding sequence ATGACGGTCGAGCGAGTCACCCTTCCGATAGACGGGCAAAAGAGCATTTCGGCGGTCCTGGCCCAACCGGAGGATGCAACAGAAAAGCGCCCGGCCGCGGTGCTCATCGCCCACGGGGCCGGGGGAAACATGGACCACGAATTTATCGTCACGGTGGCCGAAGGCCTGACGGCGGCGGGCCTTGCCACCCTGCGTTTCAACTTTCCATTCAGCGAGGAGAGAAGAAAAGCACCCGACACTCCGCGAAAGCTCTATGCAGCGTGGCGGGCGGCCTTCGATTTCATGTCCGGAGAGAAGGGGCCCTGCCCTTCAAGGATCGTCGTTTCGGGCAAGTCGATGGGCGGGCGCATCGCATCGCAGATGGTGGCCGAGGGCTTGCTCCCGGCCGACGGCCTGATCCTCTTCGGCTATCCCCTGCACCCGCCTGGGAAGCCGGAAAAACTGCGAGATGGGCACTTGCGCCAGGTTCGGATCCCGACCCTGTTCGTCTCCGGAACCCGCGACGCTCTGTGCGACCTGACCCTGTTGAAGGATGTTTTGCCGAGGCTGACGGCCCCGTGGAACCTGGAGGTGATCGAAGGGGGCGACCACTCCTTCAAGGTGCCAAAGTCCAGCGGACAAAGCTACCCTTCGGTCAAGGAAGATATTCTGGAAAGGACCACGGCATGGCTGGAGGAATGCGGTTTTCGGGCCTGA
- a CDS encoding ATP-binding protein, protein MSIRNKLLLTFLGLAFLPLFVVGGGGFYAGKDAIQKSTTASLVAVAELKAKRAAAFVADKGRALRTLRHSSVLLRNLPVLTRHADVPGHSEFAAATRALDEALSPLQALLGLEDIHLLAPDSRILYQSNKKHAVERTGRPFPEVGAQGPETQQAAALYRCHEEGPYALLLSEPIRGKDGAILGFVAFEVGVEGILDQVRDQVGLGRTGITVLGKTVSGQGYIHLTPPHKGGGHDPNLVSPFSEAGTMPMEEALAGHSGTGLVETCEGAEVIAAWRPLPELGLGMVVKVNTDEAFASVSRLERLVLILSLFVSLIGMGVALGVARSISSPLYRLQKGTEEIGRGNLDCRVGTLRQDEVGVLSRAFDRMAQNLKQVTASREELNREVAERQEALALLLQSEARYRDLFDNASDLIQSVAPDGSFLLVNRAWCETLGYDQDEVGSLSLFEIIHPDCLEHCMGVFQRIMAGETVDSIETSFKARDGRNVTVEGNVNIHVEDGRPVATRAIFRDITERKKAEDKLREVGLMKSEFISTAAHELRTPLASLMGYTELLLNPEEFGNFEPEQQREFLGEIYDKGEVLSKITDDILDISRIESGQAIPLEMGFWDLPGILKKVVGQFQSRAVNHRFELALAADFPENICLDRNKMVQVLENLLSNAVKYSPGGGEIRVEGCQVDDRYQLSVTDEGIGMTPEQVERIFDKFYRADASNTAVGGLGLGMGIAKNIVEMHGGTIWVESEPSRGTRVCFILPIGLQAQAAGEAV, encoded by the coding sequence GTGTCGATAAGAAATAAGCTGTTACTGACTTTTCTGGGTCTGGCCTTTTTGCCCTTGTTTGTTGTGGGGGGCGGCGGCTTTTACGCCGGCAAAGACGCCATTCAAAAAAGCACGACGGCCTCACTGGTTGCCGTCGCCGAGCTCAAGGCGAAACGGGCCGCGGCCTTTGTCGCCGACAAGGGCCGGGCCTTGCGGACCCTCCGACACTCATCCGTCCTGTTGCGCAACCTCCCGGTTCTGACCCGCCATGCCGATGTGCCGGGACACTCCGAGTTCGCAGCCGCGACCCGCGCCCTCGACGAGGCCCTGAGTCCCCTCCAAGCCCTCCTCGGCCTGGAGGACATTCACCTCCTCGCCCCCGACTCGAGAATCCTCTACCAAAGCAACAAGAAGCACGCCGTCGAGCGGACCGGTCGCCCTTTTCCGGAGGTCGGGGCGCAGGGGCCTGAAACGCAGCAGGCCGCCGCTCTTTATCGCTGTCACGAGGAGGGGCCGTATGCGTTGCTGCTGAGCGAACCGATTCGCGGAAAGGACGGGGCGATCCTCGGCTTCGTCGCTTTCGAGGTCGGGGTAGAGGGGATCCTCGACCAGGTCCGGGATCAGGTCGGCCTCGGCCGGACCGGAATAACCGTTCTCGGAAAGACGGTTTCGGGGCAGGGCTATATCCATCTCACTCCCCCGCACAAGGGGGGGGGGCATGACCCGAACCTGGTGTCTCCCTTTTCCGAGGCGGGGACAATGCCGATGGAGGAAGCTCTCGCCGGACATAGCGGCACGGGCCTGGTCGAGACCTGCGAGGGGGCCGAGGTGATCGCCGCTTGGCGGCCCCTGCCCGAGCTGGGGCTGGGGATGGTGGTCAAGGTCAATACCGATGAGGCGTTCGCCTCGGTGAGCCGGCTGGAGAGACTGGTCCTGATCCTGTCGCTGTTCGTTTCCCTGATCGGTATGGGCGTGGCCCTGGGGGTCGCCCGGTCGATTTCGAGTCCCCTTTACCGACTGCAGAAGGGGACCGAGGAGATCGGTCGGGGCAACCTCGATTGCAGAGTGGGGACCCTGCGACAGGACGAGGTCGGAGTCCTCTCGCGGGCTTTCGACCGCATGGCGCAGAACCTGAAACAGGTTACCGCGTCCCGCGAGGAACTCAACCGGGAGGTCGCCGAGCGCCAGGAGGCCCTGGCGCTGCTGCTCCAGAGTGAGGCCCGCTACCGTGACCTTTTCGACAATGCCAGCGACCTGATACAAAGCGTCGCCCCGGACGGGTCTTTTCTGCTGGTCAACCGGGCCTGGTGCGAAACCCTTGGCTACGATCAGGATGAGGTCGGCAGCCTTTCCCTTTTCGAAATCATCCATCCGGACTGCCTCGAGCACTGCATGGGGGTATTCCAGCGCATCATGGCCGGGGAGACGGTCGACAGCATCGAGACCTCCTTTAAAGCCAGGGACGGCCGGAATGTCACCGTCGAGGGGAACGTCAATATTCACGTTGAGGACGGCCGGCCGGTGGCCACCCGGGCCATCTTTCGCGACATCACAGAACGAAAAAAGGCGGAAGACAAACTGCGGGAAGTAGGCCTCATGAAGAGCGAGTTTATCTCCACCGCGGCCCATGAACTCCGCACCCCCCTCGCGTCCCTGATGGGGTACACCGAACTGCTTTTAAACCCGGAGGAATTCGGGAATTTCGAACCCGAGCAGCAGAGAGAATTTCTCGGGGAAATCTACGATAAAGGGGAGGTGTTGTCCAAGATCACCGACGACATCCTGGACATCAGCCGCATCGAGTCAGGGCAGGCCATCCCGTTGGAAATGGGGTTCTGGGATCTGCCGGGAATCCTGAAAAAGGTGGTGGGACAGTTCCAGAGCCGTGCGGTCAACCACCGCTTCGAACTCGCCCTGGCCGCGGATTTTCCGGAAAACATTTGCCTTGACCGCAATAAAATGGTGCAGGTCCTTGAAAATCTGCTCAGCAACGCGGTGAAGTATTCCCCCGGGGGCGGGGAAATCCGGGTGGAGGGCTGTCAGGTCGACGACCGTTACCAGCTGTCCGTGACCGACGAAGGCATCGGCATGACCCCTGAGCAGGTCGAGCGGATTTTCGACAAGTTCTACCGTGCCGACGCCAGCAACACGGCAGTCGGCGGATTGGGACTTGGAATGGGTATCGCAAAAAATATCGTGGAAATGCATGGCGGAACGATCTGGGTCGAAAGTGAGCCTTCCCGCGGCACACGGGTCTGTTTTATATTGCCGATCGGTCTTCAAGCTCAGGCGGCGGGGGAAGCGGTATAG